The genomic window TCTCATTTATATTggtcttaaaaaagaaatctagagAAAGTGTTTACACTGCAGCAGATTTCAGTATTAGCACCTTGAAGAGAAGTTCTTGAATTGTTAAGACAGTATGGCAACACTGGTACGATACTAAGTACAAACATAAACCATGTAACAgcatattttcacatttctatgtttgaaaaaagttacttaaaaagtacattaaaaacaaaagttgttCAGTGTATTCACAGTTTGAGTAGAGATGGAATCAAGTGCTGGAGTAGAAAAGAGAAGGATGAATGATTCCAAGGCAATTATATTGCAAGTCCAAAGGCACTGACAATACAGTACATAGTCTTATTCTCCCATCTCACAGTGCAGGTTCctacaaatagaaaaaagcgtttcagagacagaagaagGTTACAGTGACTAAATGCATGCCCTTATATGCATGTTTGTAATTGTTTACATTAAGAATCTTAAGAATGAAGCTTTCACAACAGCTAAGCGTTTCATATATATGAGTTAGCATTACAGCCAAACGGAAAAAATACCAAACTGTATGCTATTACGCCAAAAGTAtaacacttggaaaaaaagaaaagtattctgCCTAGTCTTAAGGGGACTAGCATTAAAGTTGCAAGCTGAAAAATCCAACAGTTGTGTTCCTTACCATCACTGGAGTTGTCCCAGAAGCAAGAGCTTGCTGTATGTAGCCCAGCACCATTCTTTTGCATAATCACACAGGTCACTGTTAGTCAGTAGAGaagcttttattaatttatCACTACCATTAATTAACATTTAGCTACATTTTTGCTTAGCTTagtacatacatacacacataggCATATATACACGCTTATGAGTAGTTTACAGACATGGTTCTTGCTAAGatcctcccccaccccctacCCATCAGTGCACTTGACTGTACCAGCtttcacagaaaagagaaagttgAGCTCACCAATATACTTGAAAGGCTTCCCCAGCTTTGTGAGTTGGCTTAGTGTTTGTTCCACCACACTCGTCGTCCACTGGTTCACTTTGCTGTGCTGGTAGGCATTGCCACCTATCGCAC from Gavia stellata isolate bGavSte3 chromosome 2, bGavSte3.hap2, whole genome shotgun sequence includes these protein-coding regions:
- the DYNLT1 gene encoding dynein light chain Tctex-type 1 isoform X2, which translates into the protein MDDFQSGEEAIESAIGGNAYQHSKVNQWTTSVVEQTLSQLTKLGKPFKYIVTCVIMQKNGAGLHTASSCFWDNSSDGTCTVRWENKTMYCIVSAFGLAI
- the DYNLT1 gene encoding dynein light chain Tctex-type 1 isoform X1, which produces MDDFQSGEETSFVVDEVSSIIKEAIESAIGGNAYQHSKVNQWTTSVVEQTLSQLTKLGKPFKYIVTCVIMQKNGAGLHTASSCFWDNSSDGTCTVRWENKTMYCIVSAFGLAI